In Bacillus weihaiensis, the genomic stretch ACGATTTTTTCTAATTTAGGAGCTTGCATTACTGATTCATAGTTGAATTTAGTCATTAATGCAGGCGTGATTTCTTTTTGATACTTTTCTTTAAGGCGGTTCACTGAAATACCTCCCTTCCTGATTTACTATTTATCTAAAGTTTCACCAGATTTTTTTGCTACACGTACCTTTTTACCGTCAACCACTTTAAAACCAACACGAGTTGGCTCACCTGATTTAGGATCAAGTGGCATAACATTTGATACATGGATAGGTGCCTCTTGGTTAAAGATCCCACCTTGTGGGTTAGCTTGTGAAGGTTTAGCGTGTTTTTTCACGATATTAATACCTTCAACAAGTACACGATCCTTTTTAGGATAAGAAGCAAGAACTACGCCTTGTTTCCCTTTATCCTTACCAGAGATAACCATAACTTTATCACCTTTTTTTACATGCATCCTAGTCGCACCTCCTTAGTAAGGCAATCAGATTTATTATAGAACTTCCGGAGCTAATGATACGATTTTCATGAAGTTGTTTTCACGTAATTCACGTGCAACTGGTCCGAAAATACGTGTACCACGTGGGCCCTTGTCATCACGGATAATAACACATGCATTTTCGTCGAATTTGATGTAAGAACCATCTGAACGACGTGCACCACTCTTAGTACGAACGATTACTGCTTTAACTACGTCACCTTTTTTGACAACGCCACCTGGTGTTGCTTGTTTTACCGTACAAACGATAACATCACCGATATTAGCAGTTTTACGACCAGAACCACCTAATACTTTGATTGTTAGAACTTCACGAGCACCAGAGTTGTCAGCAACTTTTAAACGAGATTCTTGTTGGATCACTTATGTTACCTCCCTTCGGAATTAACTATCCGAACAAATATTAAATGATAATAGCTTCTTCTACGACTTCTACAAGACGGAAACGTTTCGTAGCAGATAATGGACGAGTTTCCATGATCTTTACGATGTCACCAGCTTTCGCTTGGTTGTTTTCATCATGCGCTTTTAATTTCTTAGAGTACTTAACGCGTTTACCGTATAATGGGTGTGTTTTGTATGTTTCAACAAGAACAGTGATAGTTTTATCCATCTTGTCAGATACAACACGGCCTGTGTATACTTTGCGTTGGTTACGTTCACTCATTCAGTAAACCTCCTCTCTTATTAACGATTATTAGCAGCGAGTTCTCTTTCACGTACAACAGTTTTCATACGAGCGATCGATTTACGAACTTCACGGATGCGAGCAGTATTTTCTAATTGTCCTGTCGCTAGTTGAAAGCGAAGGTTAAATAACTCTTCTTTAAGAGACTTTACTTTTTGTTCAATTTCAGCAGTGGTAAGGTCACGAATTTCATTAGCTTTCATTAGATTCACCACCAATTTCTTCACGTTTTACAAATTTCGTTTTGATTGGTAATTTGTGAGACGCTAAACGTAGAGCTTCACGTGCTACCTCTTCAGAAACACCAGAAATTTCAAACATTACTTTACCAGGTTTAACAACTGCTACCCAACCTTCTGGAGCACCTTTACCAGATCCCATACGAACCTCTAAAGGTTTTGCTGTATAAGGCTTAGAAGGGAAGATTTTAATCCAAACTTTACCGCCACGTTTCATGTAACGTGTCATCGCAATACGAGCTGCTTCGATTTGACGGTTTGTGATCCAAGAAGCTTCTAGAGCTTGGATACCGTACTCACCGAAGTGAACCTCCGTACCGCCTTTAGCACGACCGCGCATTTTTCCACGGTGCTCTCTACGATATTTTACGCGTTTTGGCAATAACATATTATTTTCCTCCTTCCTCAGTTTTCTTCTTAGTAGGAAGAACCTCTCCACGATAGATCCAAACTTTTACGCCTAATTTACCGTAAGTTGTATCAGCTTCAGCTGTTCCGTAATCGATATCAGCACGAAGTGTGTGTAGTGGAACTGTTCCTTCGCTATAATGCTCAGCACGTGCGATATCTGCTCCACCTAGACGACCAGATACTTGAGTCTTGATACCTTGTGCACCAGCACGCATAGCGCGTTGAATTGTTTGTTTTTGAGCACGACGGAAAGAGATACGATTCTCTAATTGACGAGCAATGTTCTCAGCAACCAATTTAGCATCAAGATCAGCTTTTTTGATTTCTAAGATGTTGATGTGAACGCGTTTGCCAGTAAGTTGGTTAAGAGCTTTACGTAAAGCTTCAACTTCTGTACCACCTTTACCAATTACCATACCAGGCTTTGCAGTGTGGATAGTAACGTTTACGCGGTTTGCAGCACGTTCGATCTCGATTTTAGATACAGATGCATCGTTAAGGCGTTTTGAAATATATTCACGAATTTTGATGTCTTCATGTAAAAGAGTTGAGTAGTCTTTACCAGCGAACCATTTAGACTCCCAATCACGAATAACTCCAATACGAAGACCGACTGGATTTACCTTTTGACCCACAGATTATCCCTCCTTCTTTTCTGTTAAGATGATTGTAATGTGGCTAGTACGCTTGTTAATAGCACTTGCACGACCCATAGCACGTGGGCGGAAACGTTTAAGAGTTGGACCTTCGTTAGCATAAGCTTCAGATACAACTAAGCTATTAATGTCCATTTCATAGTTATGCTCAGCGTTAGCTACAGCAGATTTTAATACTTTTTCAATGATTGGTGAAGCAGCCTTTGGCGTATGATTTAAAATCGCTACTGCTTCGCCGACTTGCTTACCTCGAATAAGATCTAAAACTAAACGAGCTTTACGAGGAGCAATGCGTACTGTTCTTGCGACAGCTTTAGATTGTTGCATGTAAAATGCCTCCTCTCATTAACGTCTTGTTTTTTTGTCGTCACTTGCATGACCTTTATACGTACGTGTAGGTGCAAACTCACCAAGTTTGTGACCTACCATATCTTCAGTTACATATACAGGAACATGTTTACGTCCATCATAAACAGCAATAGTGTGACCAATGAATTGTGGGAAAATAGTAGAACGACGAGACCAAGTTTTAATCACTTGTTTTTTCTCAGTATCATTTAACTTTTCAACCTTGCTCATTAAATGTTCATCAACGAATGGTCCCTTTTTTAAGCTACGGCCCATGATTGTACCTCCCTTCGTGATCGTGCTACGGTTCGATGGAACCGTAGTTCAACCACGTTATTTTTTACGGCGACGCACGATAAACTTATCTGACTTGTTTTTCTTTTTACGAGTTTTCGCACCAAGAGTTGGTTTACCCCATGGTGACATTGGTGATTTACGTCCGATTGGAGCGCGTCCTTCACCACCACCGTGTGGGTGATCGTTAGGGTTCATTACAGATCCACGTACAGTTGGACGTTTGCCTAACCAACGAGAACGACCTGCTTTACCAATGTTGATAAGTTCATGTTGCTCGTTACCTACTTGACCTACAGTCGCGCGGCAAGTTGCAAGAATCATACGAACTTCACCAGAATTTAAACGTACAAGTACGTATTTACCTTCTTTACCAAGAACTTGAGCAGAAGTACCAGCTGAACGAACTAATTGACCACCTTTTCCAGGTTTAAGTTCGATGTTGTGTACTACAGTACCAACTGGGATGTTTAGTAATGGAAGTGCATTACCTACTTTGATATCTGCTTCAGGACCAGACATAATTTCTGTTCCTACCGTTAAGTTTTTCGGTGCAAGAATATATCTTTTCTCACCATCAAAATAGTTGATAAGTGCGATGTTTGCTGAACGATTTGGATCGTATTCGATTGTAGCAACGCGTCCTGGTATACCATCTTTGTCGCGTTTAAAATCGATCACACGATATTGGCGTTTGTGTCCACCACCTTGGTGACGAACTGTTAATTTACCTTGGTTATTACGTCCACCTTTTCTGTGAAGAGGCGCAAGTAATGACTTTTCCGGTTGGTCAGTCGTAATTTCAGCAAAATCAGAAACTGTCATGCCACGACGACCATTAGAGGTTGGTTTATATTTTTTAATCGCCATATCGATATCCCTCCTTTTCTATTAAAATTATACTTCGAATAATTCGATTTCTTTGCTATCTGCAGTAAGCTTAATAATCGCTTTACGACGACGATTAGTTAGTCCAGAATAACGACCAACGCGCTTGAATTTACCTTTGTAGTTCATGATGTTAACTTTTTCAACTTTAACGTCAAAGATAGACTCGATCGCATCTTTAACTTGAGTTTTATTAGCTTTTACATCAACTTCAAATGTATATTTCTTTTCAGCCATAAGATCTGTTGAACGTTCAGTAATTACGGGGCGCTTAATAATATCACGAGGATCTTTCATTATGCAAGCACCTCCTCTACTTTTTGCACCGCAGCTTTCGTCATAATAAGCTTTTCATGGTTAAGTACATCAAGTACGTTAACTCCGTTAGCTGTAACAACTGTTACACCAGGAATATTACGTGCTGATAATGCAACATTTTCGTTGTTGTCAGCTGTAACGATTAACGCCTTTTTCTCAACAGAAAGACCTTTT encodes the following:
- the rplX gene encoding 50S ribosomal protein L24 — translated: MHVKKGDKVMVISGKDKGKQGVVLASYPKKDRVLVEGINIVKKHAKPSQANPQGGIFNQEAPIHVSNVMPLDPKSGEPTRVGFKVVDGKKVRVAKKSGETLDK
- the rplN gene encoding 50S ribosomal protein L14; its protein translation is MIQQESRLKVADNSGAREVLTIKVLGGSGRKTANIGDVIVCTVKQATPGGVVKKGDVVKAVIVRTKSGARRSDGSYIKFDENACVIIRDDKGPRGTRIFGPVARELRENNFMKIVSLAPEVL
- the rpsQ gene encoding 30S ribosomal protein S17 encodes the protein MSERNQRKVYTGRVVSDKMDKTITVLVETYKTHPLYGKRVKYSKKLKAHDENNQAKAGDIVKIMETRPLSATKRFRLVEVVEEAIII
- the rpmC gene encoding 50S ribosomal protein L29; this translates as MKANEIRDLTTAEIEQKVKSLKEELFNLRFQLATGQLENTARIREVRKSIARMKTVVRERELAANNR
- the rplP gene encoding 50S ribosomal protein L16 codes for the protein MLLPKRVKYRREHRGKMRGRAKGGTEVHFGEYGIQALEASWITNRQIEAARIAMTRYMKRGGKVWIKIFPSKPYTAKPLEVRMGSGKGAPEGWVAVVKPGKVMFEISGVSEEVAREALRLASHKLPIKTKFVKREEIGGESNES
- the rpsC gene encoding 30S ribosomal protein S3, with protein sequence MGQKVNPVGLRIGVIRDWESKWFAGKDYSTLLHEDIKIREYISKRLNDASVSKIEIERAANRVNVTIHTAKPGMVIGKGGTEVEALRKALNQLTGKRVHINILEIKKADLDAKLVAENIARQLENRISFRRAQKQTIQRAMRAGAQGIKTQVSGRLGGADIARAEHYSEGTVPLHTLRADIDYGTAEADTTYGKLGVKVWIYRGEVLPTKKKTEEGGK
- the rplV gene encoding 50S ribosomal protein L22; amino-acid sequence: MQQSKAVARTVRIAPRKARLVLDLIRGKQVGEAVAILNHTPKAASPIIEKVLKSAVANAEHNYEMDINSLVVSEAYANEGPTLKRFRPRAMGRASAINKRTSHITIILTEKKEG
- the rpsS gene encoding 30S ribosomal protein S19, translating into MGRSLKKGPFVDEHLMSKVEKLNDTEKKQVIKTWSRRSTIFPQFIGHTIAVYDGRKHVPVYVTEDMVGHKLGEFAPTRTYKGHASDDKKTRR
- the rplB gene encoding 50S ribosomal protein L2, whose product is MAIKKYKPTSNGRRGMTVSDFAEITTDQPEKSLLAPLHRKGGRNNQGKLTVRHQGGGHKRQYRVIDFKRDKDGIPGRVATIEYDPNRSANIALINYFDGEKRYILAPKNLTVGTEIMSGPEADIKVGNALPLLNIPVGTVVHNIELKPGKGGQLVRSAGTSAQVLGKEGKYVLVRLNSGEVRMILATCRATVGQVGNEQHELINIGKAGRSRWLGKRPTVRGSVMNPNDHPHGGGEGRAPIGRKSPMSPWGKPTLGAKTRKKKNKSDKFIVRRRKK
- the rplW gene encoding 50S ribosomal protein L23, translating into MKDPRDIIKRPVITERSTDLMAEKKYTFEVDVKANKTQVKDAIESIFDVKVEKVNIMNYKGKFKRVGRYSGLTNRRRKAIIKLTADSKEIELFEV